In Jejubacter calystegiae, the following are encoded in one genomic region:
- a CDS encoding YdbL family protein, with protein sequence MKRLISGLVLLLASVSVSALTLDEARSQGRVGETLGGYLATISADPESQVLVDRINKERQQSYRALAKSHNVPIEEVARLAGQKLVTRAAVGEYVRGINGRWMKK encoded by the coding sequence ATGAAACGACTTATCAGCGGACTGGTTCTGTTGCTGGCGAGTGTGAGCGTCAGCGCCCTGACGCTGGATGAAGCGCGCAGCCAGGGGCGGGTGGGCGAAACCCTGGGGGGCTATCTGGCGACCATCAGTGCGGATCCGGAAAGCCAGGTCCTGGTGGACCGTATCAATAAAGAGCGCCAGCAGAGCTACCGCGCGCTGGCAAAAAGCCATAACGTCCCGATTGAAGAAGTGGCGCGGCTGGCCGGGCAGAAGCTGGTCACTCGCGCAGCAGTCGGCGAGTACGTGCGCGGTATTAACGGGCGCTGGATGAAGAAGTAG
- a CDS encoding YnbE family lipoprotein yields the protein MNTWGVALLALTVVGLSGCTPRIEVAAPSEPITINMNVKIEHEIHVKVDKDVETLLKSRSDLF from the coding sequence ATGAACACATGGGGAGTCGCCCTGCTGGCGCTGACGGTCGTCGGGCTCAGCGGCTGCACGCCGCGTATTGAGGTGGCGGCGCCATCTGAGCCCATCACCATCAATATGAACGTGAAGATCGAACATGAAATTCACGTCAAGGTGGATAAAGACGTGGAAACGCTGCTGAAGAGCCGCAGCGATCTCTTTTAA
- a CDS encoding YdbH family protein — protein sequence MKGKYKALIALLLLLILLPLTLMLTVAHWLPTLADIWLPQGTRIAMTSGPRIKQGALILPDLRYLAGECELANIKSAALRHPGRWSLKIGELTLNPDCFSKIPTDDTPSETTRTLAEWQQMLPNSSVDIERLTLTSVPQYSGALKLAMTPRSQQVSFSGDLLTLKAVLNGRDLTVKQFEVRPFSGMEPARLVGEVKLALMPDGLPTHGHVKASMTLPQEPRHATAELNWESNRGQLLIGSEALVEPLLDLPWELSRDRLKISDGRWLWPWAGFPLSGRLALQVVDWRKGLEQAQITARVSVLTEGDAGKGNAVLTLGPGRLSMTESDMPLRLTGEAKQDQMIFYAMLPGKLSGPLLDPALHFQPGALLRSRGRIIDSLNIDEVRWPLAGVRLTRNGVDGRLQAILRAHENEMGNFTLHLDGQASDFLPDKGLWVWRYWGDGQFTPMNARWDVKGEGQWRDSEIRLAALSTGFDQLQYGSMTVHQPRMTLVKPVVWQRNPQHPDFSGALALHAGSTQFSSGSVLPPAVLNFEVKGKEPTTFLYRGDLTAEDIGPVRVHGRWDGERLRGEAWWPRQPLSVFQPLLPPDWKLALKSGELYAQVAFSAAAGQGFEAGGHGVLKGGSAWLPDSKINGVDFVLPFRYSDATWHLGTRGPVRLRIEEIESQAVARKLSADLQGWYPWSETHPLLLSDVSVELLGGSLLMKQLRMPQRDPALLRLHNISSSELVSAVNPKQFALSGRIEGALPIWFNHPQWIVKDGWVTARGPLTLRLDKDMADALANDNVTAGSAINWLRYMEISRSWTKINLDNLGVLTMASELEGTGRVNGKSGTVKLNYTHQENLFTLWRSLRFGDNLQSWLEQNMSLPDARCAGQNCKEQQ from the coding sequence ATGAAGGGTAAATACAAAGCACTCATCGCGCTACTGTTGTTATTGATTTTGCTGCCGCTGACGCTGATGTTAACGGTGGCGCACTGGTTGCCGACTCTGGCGGACATCTGGCTGCCGCAGGGTACGCGCATTGCCATGACTTCGGGGCCGCGCATTAAGCAGGGGGCGCTGATCCTGCCGGATTTGCGCTATCTGGCTGGCGAATGTGAACTGGCGAATATTAAGTCGGCGGCGCTGCGTCATCCCGGACGCTGGAGCCTGAAGATTGGCGAGCTGACGCTGAATCCAGACTGTTTTAGCAAAATCCCCACTGACGATACTCCCTCTGAGACGACGCGTACCCTGGCCGAGTGGCAGCAGATGTTGCCCAACTCCAGCGTGGACATTGAGCGCCTGACGCTGACCTCCGTGCCGCAGTATAGCGGCGCGTTAAAGCTGGCGATGACGCCCCGCAGCCAGCAGGTCAGCTTCAGTGGCGATCTGCTTACCCTGAAAGCCGTGCTTAATGGTCGCGACCTTACCGTTAAGCAGTTTGAAGTGCGGCCTTTTTCCGGTATGGAGCCCGCCAGGCTGGTGGGCGAGGTGAAACTGGCCCTGATGCCGGATGGCCTGCCAACTCACGGTCACGTGAAGGCGAGCATGACGCTGCCGCAGGAGCCGCGCCATGCCACCGCCGAACTGAACTGGGAAAGCAACCGTGGTCAGTTGCTTATCGGTAGCGAAGCGTTGGTGGAGCCACTGCTGGATCTGCCGTGGGAACTGAGCCGCGATCGCCTGAAAATCAGCGACGGACGCTGGCTCTGGCCCTGGGCCGGTTTTCCGCTCAGCGGCCGCCTGGCGTTACAGGTGGTCGACTGGCGGAAGGGACTGGAACAGGCGCAAATCACCGCCCGGGTTAGCGTGCTGACCGAAGGGGATGCCGGTAAGGGCAATGCGGTACTGACCCTGGGGCCGGGGCGGTTAAGCATGACCGAAAGCGATATGCCGCTGCGCCTGACCGGCGAAGCCAAACAGGATCAAATGATCTTCTACGCTATGCTGCCCGGCAAACTGAGCGGCCCGCTGTTAGATCCCGCCCTCCATTTTCAGCCCGGCGCGCTGCTGCGCTCGCGAGGCCGGATAATCGATTCGCTGAATATTGATGAAGTGCGCTGGCCGCTGGCCGGTGTACGGCTGACCCGCAACGGCGTGGATGGGCGGCTCCAGGCCATTCTGCGCGCTCACGAAAATGAGATGGGCAACTTCACCCTACACCTGGACGGCCAGGCCAGCGATTTTCTGCCGGACAAAGGGCTGTGGGTGTGGCGCTACTGGGGTGACGGCCAGTTCACCCCGATGAACGCCCGCTGGGACGTGAAAGGGGAAGGCCAGTGGCGCGACAGTGAGATTCGCCTGGCGGCGTTGTCTACCGGATTCGACCAGTTGCAGTACGGCAGTATGACGGTGCATCAGCCGCGCATGACTCTGGTGAAGCCGGTGGTCTGGCAGCGCAATCCGCAGCATCCTGATTTCAGCGGCGCGCTGGCCCTGCATGCGGGGAGCACGCAGTTCAGCAGCGGCAGCGTGCTGCCGCCGGCGGTACTCAACTTTGAAGTCAAAGGCAAAGAGCCCACCACGTTCCTGTATCGCGGCGATTTAACGGCGGAAGACATTGGTCCGGTTCGGGTGCACGGCCGCTGGGACGGCGAGCGCCTGCGCGGCGAAGCCTGGTGGCCGCGTCAGCCGCTGTCGGTCTTTCAGCCGCTGCTTCCTCCGGACTGGAAACTGGCCCTTAAGTCCGGTGAACTATACGCCCAGGTGGCTTTTTCTGCCGCGGCGGGACAGGGTTTTGAAGCGGGCGGTCACGGCGTGCTGAAGGGCGGTAGCGCCTGGCTGCCGGACAGCAAAATTAACGGCGTCGATTTTGTGCTGCCATTCCGCTACAGCGACGCCACCTGGCACCTGGGTACCCGCGGCCCGGTGCGGCTGCGCATTGAAGAGATAGAAAGCCAGGCGGTGGCCCGCAAGCTGAGCGCCGATCTCCAGGGCTGGTATCCCTGGAGCGAAACCCATCCTTTGTTGCTGAGCGACGTCAGCGTGGAGCTGCTGGGCGGTAGTCTGTTGATGAAACAGCTACGCATGCCGCAGCGCGACCCGGCACTGCTGCGGCTGCACAATATCTCTTCCAGCGAACTGGTCAGCGCCGTGAATCCCAAGCAGTTCGCGCTTTCCGGCCGAATTGAAGGGGCGCTGCCCATCTGGTTTAACCATCCGCAATGGATTGTGAAAGACGGCTGGGTAACGGCCCGCGGTCCGCTGACGCTGCGGCTTGATAAAGATATGGCCGATGCCCTTGCGAACGATAACGTGACGGCGGGCTCAGCCATTAACTGGCTGCGCTATATGGAAATTTCCCGCTCCTGGACCAAAATCAATCTCGATAATCTTGGCGTGCTGACCATGGCTTCGGAGCTGGAGGGCACTGGCCGGGTAAACGGCAAAAGCGGCACTGTGAAGCTGAACTATACCCATCAGGAAAACCTTTTTACGCTGTGGCGCAGCCTGCGCTTTGGCGACAACCTGCAATCCTGGCTGGAGCAGAATATGTCCCTGCCTGATGCGCGCTGCGCCGGGCAAAACTGTAAGGAGCAACAATGA
- a CDS encoding 2-hydroxyacid dehydrogenase produces the protein MKLAVYSTKQYDKKYLQHVNQEYGFELEFFDFLLTEKTAKTAHGCEAVCLFVNDDGSRPVLEELKSQGVKYIALRCAGFNNVDLDAAKALGLRVVRVPAYSPEAVAEHAVGMMMCLNRRIHRAWLRTRDANFSLEGLTGFTMHGKTAGIIGTGKIGTATLRILKGFGMRLLAFDPYPNPDALDLGAEYVDLPTLLAQSDVISLHCPMTPENYHLLNADAFAQMKDGVMIINTSRGGLIDSQAAIEALKTQKIGSLGMDVYENERDLFFEDKSNDVIQDDVFRRLSACHNVLFTGHQAFLTAEALIGISETTLKNLDQLTKGEACANEL, from the coding sequence ATGAAACTGGCGGTATACAGTACAAAACAGTATGACAAAAAATATTTGCAGCATGTTAACCAGGAATATGGTTTTGAACTCGAATTTTTTGACTTTCTCCTGACTGAGAAAACGGCCAAAACGGCCCACGGCTGTGAAGCCGTCTGTCTGTTTGTTAACGATGACGGTAGCCGCCCGGTGCTGGAAGAGTTAAAAAGTCAGGGAGTGAAATACATCGCCCTGCGCTGCGCCGGGTTCAATAACGTCGATCTCGACGCCGCCAAAGCGCTGGGGCTACGGGTGGTACGGGTTCCCGCTTACTCGCCGGAAGCGGTCGCGGAACACGCCGTGGGGATGATGATGTGCCTGAACCGCCGCATCCACCGCGCCTGGCTGCGTACCCGCGACGCCAACTTCTCGCTGGAAGGGCTCACCGGTTTTACCATGCACGGCAAAACGGCGGGCATTATCGGCACCGGTAAGATAGGCACCGCGACCCTGCGTATTTTGAAAGGTTTTGGCATGCGCCTGCTGGCGTTCGATCCTTACCCGAATCCGGATGCGCTGGATCTGGGAGCCGAGTATGTGGATCTGCCCACCCTGCTGGCCCAGTCCGACGTTATCAGCCTGCATTGTCCCATGACCCCGGAAAACTACCATCTGCTGAATGCCGACGCCTTCGCACAGATGAAAGACGGTGTGATGATTATCAATACCAGCCGCGGCGGACTCATCGATTCCCAGGCGGCCATCGAAGCGCTGAAAACCCAGAAAATCGGCTCGCTGGGGATGGACGTCTATGAAAACGAACGCGATCTGTTCTTTGAGGATAAGTCCAACGACGTTATCCAGGATGATGTGTTTCGTCGCCTTTCCGCCTGCCATAACGTGCTGTTCACCGGTCATCAGGCTTTCCTGACCGCGGAAGCGCTGATCGGTATTTCAGAGACCACCCTGAAAAACCTGGATCAGCTAACCAAAGGGGAAGCCTGCGCCAACGAGCTGTAA
- the hslJ gene encoding heat shock protein HslJ, giving the protein MKKSLATLLVACSALVGCAQGDNNAAGASAEQLQHHRFVLESVDGKPLTLSDKSGRQPEIDFGEKMHISGAMCNRFTGQGELNNGVLTAQLASTRMMCADPQLNALDNLFGQMLAAGAHISVANDKLTLKNPQHTLVYKRAEWVN; this is encoded by the coding sequence ATGAAGAAGTCATTAGCCACGCTTCTGGTGGCATGTAGCGCGCTGGTTGGATGCGCACAGGGCGATAACAACGCGGCGGGTGCCAGCGCAGAACAGCTTCAGCACCACCGTTTCGTGCTGGAAAGCGTGGATGGGAAACCGCTGACGCTGTCAGACAAAAGCGGACGCCAGCCGGAGATCGACTTCGGCGAGAAAATGCATATTTCCGGCGCCATGTGCAACCGCTTCACCGGTCAGGGCGAGCTGAACAACGGCGTGCTGACCGCCCAACTGGCGTCAACCCGGATGATGTGCGCCGATCCGCAGCTTAACGCGCTCGATAATCTGTTCGGCCAGATGCTGGCCGCAGGCGCTCACATCAGCGTGGCGAACGACAAGCTGACGCTGAAGAACCCACAGCATACTCTGGTCTATAAACGCGCCGAGTGGGTTAACTGA
- a CDS encoding DUF333 domain-containing protein, which translates to MRAGFWLAASVLFLTACSSEPQQQGTAAHVTPGMKAAMSAQGEAHCAMIGGSLSVARQLDGSAKGMCALPNGKRCSEGALASGNCGSY; encoded by the coding sequence ATGCGCGCAGGATTTTGGTTGGCAGCCAGCGTTTTATTTTTGACCGCATGCAGTAGCGAGCCGCAGCAGCAGGGGACTGCCGCACACGTTACGCCAGGCATGAAAGCGGCGATGTCCGCGCAGGGTGAAGCGCATTGCGCCATGATTGGCGGTTCGCTTTCCGTCGCACGCCAGCTTGATGGCTCTGCGAAGGGAATGTGTGCGTTGCCGAACGGTAAGCGCTGCAGTGAAGGGGCGCTGGCGTCCGGCAACTGCGGAAGTTACTAA
- the nifJ gene encoding pyruvate:ferredoxin (flavodoxin) oxidoreductase yields MITTDGNGAVASVAYRTSEVIAIYPITPSSTMAEHAGAWSVDGVNNVWGDRPQVVEMQSEAGAIATVHGALQTGALSTTFTSSQGLLLMIPTLYKLAGQLTPFVLHVAARTVATHALSIFGDHSDVMAVRQTGCAMLCAANVQEAQDFALISQMATLNSRIPFIHFFDGFRTSHEINKIAPLSDDTLRQLMPQSAIDEHRARALNPEHPVIRGTSANPDTYFQSREATNPWYNAVCEHVERAMDDFAAATGRQYRPFEYYGHPEAERVIALMGSAIGTCEEVVDELLKRGEKVGVLKVRLYRPFSAQRLLEALPQCVRSLAVLDRTKEPGALAEPLHLDIMTALAEAYSSGERETLPKVTGGRYGLSSKEFGPDCALAVFRELQADRPKSRFTVGIYDDVTHLSLPLTASNLPSDARLSALFYGLGSDGTVSATKNNIKIIGNATPWYAQGYFVYDSKKAGGLTVSHLRISEHPIRSAYLVDQADFIGCHQLQFVDKYAMVEHLKPGGLFLLNTPYEPEEVWERLPQEVQSQLRAKNARLWVINATRIARECQLGARINTVMQMAFFHLTGILPGDSALQELQGAIAKSYSSKGQELVERNWQALALARESLSQVTLGEVLDNSHHMPPVVADAAPDFVKTVTAAMLAGLGDALPVSALPPDGTWPVGTTRWEKRNIADEIPIWKPDICTQCNHCVAACPHAAIRAKVVAPGEMESAPDSLQSLDVKSRDMRGQKYVLQVAPEDCTGCNLCVEVCPAKDRQNPEIKAINMMSRLDHVEEEKANYDFFLSLPEIDRSKLERIDIRTSQLITPLFEYSGACSGCGETPYIKLLTQLYGDRMMVANATGCSSIYGGNLPSTPWTTDEHGRGPAWANSLFEDNAEFGLGFRLTANQHADRVRRLLTQLADRLPAQLVEQLNAEAEIPERREQIAALRQALADIDSPLARQLATDADALVAKSIWLIGGDGWAYDIGYGGLDHVLSLSENVNVLVLDTQCYANTGGQASKATPLGAVMKFAEQGKRKARKDLGVNVMMYGHVYVAQIALGAQLNQAVKALQEAEAYDGPSLVIAYSPCVEHGYDLALSHDQMRQLTATGFWPLYRFDPRRADQGKLPLSLDSRPPSDALAETLLNEQRFRRLNVSQPEVAEQLWQEAASDLQRHYDFLAMLAGKQQSKASE; encoded by the coding sequence ATGATTACAACTGACGGGAATGGTGCCGTTGCTTCCGTGGCCTATCGAACCAGCGAAGTGATCGCGATTTACCCGATTACCCCCAGTTCCACCATGGCCGAACACGCGGGAGCCTGGTCAGTGGACGGCGTGAACAACGTCTGGGGAGATCGTCCGCAGGTGGTCGAGATGCAGTCCGAAGCCGGGGCTATCGCCACGGTGCATGGCGCGCTGCAAACCGGCGCTCTGTCCACCACCTTTACCTCATCCCAGGGGCTGCTGCTGATGATCCCGACGCTGTATAAGCTCGCCGGTCAGCTGACACCCTTTGTGCTGCACGTAGCGGCGCGTACCGTCGCGACTCACGCGCTGTCGATTTTTGGCGATCACTCCGACGTCATGGCAGTACGCCAGACCGGCTGCGCCATGCTGTGCGCCGCCAACGTGCAGGAAGCCCAGGACTTTGCGCTGATCTCCCAGATGGCGACGCTCAACAGCCGTATTCCTTTTATTCACTTCTTCGATGGTTTCCGCACGTCACACGAAATCAATAAAATCGCTCCGCTTTCGGACGATACCCTGCGCCAGTTGATGCCCCAGTCAGCCATTGACGAACATCGGGCCCGGGCCCTTAACCCGGAACATCCGGTAATTCGCGGCACTTCGGCCAATCCGGATACTTACTTCCAGTCCCGGGAAGCCACCAACCCCTGGTACAACGCGGTCTGCGAACATGTGGAACGGGCAATGGACGATTTCGCCGCCGCTACCGGGCGCCAGTATCGCCCGTTTGAATACTACGGGCACCCCGAAGCAGAACGGGTTATCGCCCTGATGGGATCGGCCATTGGCACCTGCGAAGAGGTGGTGGACGAACTGCTTAAGCGCGGCGAAAAGGTCGGCGTGCTGAAAGTGCGCCTGTATCGTCCCTTCTCTGCCCAACGCCTGCTGGAGGCCCTGCCCCAGTGCGTGCGCAGTCTGGCGGTGCTGGATCGCACCAAAGAGCCGGGGGCGCTGGCCGAGCCGCTGCACCTTGACATCATGACCGCGCTGGCGGAAGCGTACAGTAGCGGCGAGCGCGAAACCCTGCCGAAGGTCACTGGCGGGCGTTACGGCCTTTCCTCTAAAGAGTTCGGCCCCGACTGTGCGCTGGCGGTGTTCCGCGAACTGCAAGCCGATCGACCAAAATCGCGCTTTACCGTGGGCATCTATGACGATGTCACCCACCTTTCCCTGCCGCTGACGGCCAGTAACCTGCCGTCTGATGCCCGCCTGTCGGCGCTGTTCTACGGTCTGGGCAGCGACGGCACCGTCTCCGCTACCAAAAACAACATCAAGATTATCGGCAACGCCACCCCGTGGTACGCCCAGGGCTACTTTGTCTACGATTCCAAAAAGGCCGGTGGCCTGACGGTTTCCCACCTGCGGATCAGCGAACATCCCATTCGTTCGGCTTACCTGGTGGACCAGGCCGACTTTATCGGCTGCCACCAGCTACAGTTCGTCGATAAATACGCCATGGTGGAACACCTCAAACCGGGCGGTCTGTTCCTGCTGAACACCCCCTATGAGCCCGAAGAGGTGTGGGAGCGCCTGCCCCAGGAAGTCCAGTCGCAACTGCGCGCGAAGAATGCCCGCCTGTGGGTCATTAACGCCACCCGTATCGCCCGCGAATGCCAGCTTGGCGCGCGCATTAATACCGTCATGCAGATGGCCTTCTTCCACCTGACCGGCATTCTGCCGGGCGATAGCGCCCTGCAGGAGCTCCAGGGCGCTATCGCGAAGAGCTACAGCAGCAAAGGTCAGGAGCTGGTAGAGCGCAACTGGCAGGCGCTGGCGCTGGCACGGGAATCCCTGAGTCAGGTAACCCTGGGTGAAGTGCTGGATAACAGCCACCATATGCCGCCGGTAGTGGCCGATGCCGCGCCGGACTTTGTCAAAACCGTTACCGCCGCCATGCTGGCGGGCCTGGGGGATGCGCTGCCGGTTTCCGCCCTGCCGCCGGACGGCACCTGGCCGGTGGGCACCACCCGCTGGGAAAAACGCAATATTGCCGACGAGATCCCCATCTGGAAGCCGGATATCTGCACTCAGTGTAATCACTGCGTGGCCGCCTGCCCCCATGCCGCTATCCGCGCCAAAGTGGTAGCGCCCGGGGAAATGGAAAGCGCACCCGACTCGCTCCAGTCGCTGGATGTGAAGTCCCGGGATATGCGCGGTCAGAAATATGTGCTGCAGGTGGCGCCGGAAGACTGCACCGGCTGTAACCTGTGCGTGGAAGTGTGCCCGGCCAAAGACCGCCAGAACCCGGAAATCAAAGCCATCAATATGATGTCGCGTCTGGATCACGTCGAGGAAGAAAAGGCCAACTACGACTTCTTCCTCAGTCTGCCGGAAATCGACCGTAGCAAGCTGGAACGTATTGATATCCGCACCTCCCAGTTAATCACCCCGCTGTTTGAATACTCCGGCGCCTGCTCTGGCTGTGGTGAGACGCCCTACATCAAGCTGCTGACCCAGCTTTACGGCGATCGGATGATGGTGGCTAACGCGACCGGCTGTTCGTCAATTTACGGCGGCAACCTGCCCTCTACCCCCTGGACCACCGATGAACACGGCCGTGGCCCGGCCTGGGCTAACTCGCTGTTCGAAGATAACGCCGAGTTCGGGCTGGGCTTCCGCCTGACCGCCAATCAACATGCGGATCGGGTCCGGCGCCTGTTGACCCAACTGGCGGATCGGCTTCCCGCGCAACTGGTGGAACAGCTGAACGCTGAGGCTGAAATTCCCGAGCGCCGCGAGCAGATAGCCGCCCTGCGCCAGGCGCTGGCGGACATCGACTCCCCGCTGGCGCGCCAACTGGCGACTGATGCCGATGCCCTGGTGGCAAAATCCATCTGGCTTATCGGCGGCGACGGCTGGGCCTATGATATTGGCTACGGCGGCCTGGATCACGTGCTGAGTCTGAGCGAAAACGTCAACGTGCTGGTACTGGATACCCAGTGCTACGCCAACACCGGCGGTCAGGCTTCTAAGGCGACCCCGTTGGGTGCGGTAATGAAATTTGCCGAACAGGGCAAGCGCAAGGCGCGTAAGGATCTGGGGGTGAATGTGATGATGTACGGTCACGTCTACGTTGCGCAGATAGCGCTGGGCGCCCAGCTTAACCAGGCCGTGAAAGCGCTACAGGAGGCCGAAGCCTACGATGGCCCGTCGCTGGTCATCGCCTACAGCCCCTGCGTGGAGCACGGCTACGATCTGGCCCTGAGCCACGATCAGATGCGCCAGTTGACCGCCACCGGCTTCTGGCCGCTCTATCGCTTTGATCCACGCCGCGCCGACCAGGGAAAACTGCCGCTCTCGCTGGATTCCCGCCCGCCGTCAGACGCGCTGGCCGAAACACTGCTTAACGAGCAGCGCTTCCGGCGCCTGAACGTCAGCCAGCCGGAAGTGGCGGAACAGCTCTGGCAAGAGGCCGCCAGCGATCTGCAACGCCACTACGACTTCCTGGCGATGCTGGCCGGTAAGCAGCAGAGTAAAGCCAGCGAGTAA
- a CDS encoding LysR family transcriptional regulator, which produces MSEISFTSFCHWLKFRHLLLIDTLGRTGNMHLAAEQMSLSQPALSKMLREIENQFGFPLFERLPRSMPPTALGSEVVRYAQIALNDARGFVARIDSLRAGGHGHLRVGGIFAATAVALPQAIVRIKKRWPLLSLEVVEQTSDHLMEMLKARTLDLAIGRFTEPQQLQLFDFRPMGPEPFCLVVNCRHPLAGQTQRYSLGELLAWPWILYPQGTPIRRQMEEAFAAAGVATPHNTVETISMQTFLQVLQGGPMIGMLPEAMAAAHLHGGLLSVLNTDLRLAPQEYGVLTRRGESLTGIAREFMALLLEPEKEAEGALAEK; this is translated from the coding sequence ATGTCTGAAATCTCGTTTACCAGCTTTTGTCACTGGCTGAAGTTCCGCCATCTGTTGCTGATCGATACTCTTGGGCGCACCGGGAATATGCATCTGGCGGCAGAGCAGATGAGCCTGAGCCAGCCCGCCCTCAGTAAAATGCTCAGGGAGATCGAAAATCAGTTCGGCTTTCCTCTGTTCGAACGCCTGCCGCGTAGCATGCCCCCCACGGCGCTGGGCAGTGAGGTGGTGCGTTACGCGCAGATTGCGCTTAACGATGCCCGGGGATTTGTGGCGCGTATCGACAGCCTGCGGGCTGGCGGCCACGGCCATCTGCGGGTGGGGGGAATCTTTGCCGCCACGGCGGTGGCGCTGCCCCAGGCTATCGTCAGAATTAAAAAACGCTGGCCGTTGCTGTCGCTGGAGGTGGTGGAACAGACCAGCGACCATCTGATGGAAATGTTAAAGGCCCGAACTCTGGATCTGGCTATCGGTCGCTTTACCGAACCCCAGCAACTACAGCTGTTCGACTTCCGCCCGATGGGGCCGGAGCCGTTCTGCCTGGTGGTGAATTGTCGCCATCCGCTGGCCGGGCAGACTCAGCGCTACAGTCTGGGGGAACTGCTGGCATGGCCGTGGATCCTCTACCCCCAGGGAACGCCAATCCGTCGCCAGATGGAAGAGGCCTTTGCCGCAGCCGGGGTCGCCACGCCACACAATACCGTTGAAACTATCTCGATGCAGACTTTCCTGCAGGTGCTGCAGGGCGGACCGATGATCGGCATGCTGCCGGAAGCTATGGCCGCCGCCCACCTGCACGGGGGGCTGTTGAGCGTGCTGAATACCGATCTACGGCTGGCGCCTCAGGAATATGGCGTACTGACAAGGCGCGGCGAATCGCTCACCGGGATCGCCCGGGAGTTTATGGCGCTGTTGCTGGAGCCAGAGAAAGAGGCGGAAGGCGCGCTGGCGGAAAAGTAA
- a CDS encoding fumarylacetoacetate hydrolase family protein, producing the protein MTIALNPANTLPEDGTRGCLIGRAWVPGACPGPSPVVIRGDDVFDISQQAATVAGLLELESPGDVIRQTKGRRIGSLCELLDNSGDTPDPERPYLLSPVDLQVIKAAGVTFVDSMLERVIEEQAAGDGELASGLRARIYDLTGPDLRAVKPGSERAAALKQLLIERGLWSQYLEVGIGPDAEIFTKAPVLASVGSGASIGIHPHSSWNNPEPEVVLLVNSRGQIQGATLGNDVNLRDFEGRSALLLSKAKDNNASCAIGPFIRLFDESFTLDHLRNCEVELRVEGDEGFQMHGLSAMSAISRDPEDLVSQTLNASHQYPDGFALFLGTLFAPTQDRDRPGAGFTHRPGDAVTISTPMLGALRNRVTTSDQAPPWTFGLRALFDNLSRRRLL; encoded by the coding sequence ATGACCATCGCTCTGAACCCTGCAAACACCCTGCCCGAAGACGGAACCCGCGGCTGCCTGATTGGCCGCGCCTGGGTTCCCGGCGCCTGCCCCGGTCCTTCACCGGTGGTGATTCGCGGCGACGACGTCTTCGATATTTCGCAACAGGCTGCCACCGTCGCCGGACTTCTGGAACTGGAAAGCCCCGGGGATGTGATACGCCAGACAAAGGGACGCCGTATCGGCTCACTTTGTGAGCTACTGGACAACAGCGGCGACACGCCGGACCCCGAACGCCCTTATCTGCTTTCCCCTGTCGATCTCCAGGTGATTAAGGCCGCCGGCGTCACCTTCGTCGACAGCATGCTGGAGCGGGTGATCGAAGAACAGGCCGCCGGTGACGGCGAACTGGCCAGCGGCCTGCGAGCCCGCATTTACGATCTGACCGGTCCGGATCTACGGGCGGTAAAACCCGGATCCGAACGGGCCGCCGCCCTGAAGCAGTTACTGATCGAACGCGGGCTGTGGTCCCAGTACCTGGAAGTCGGCATTGGCCCTGACGCCGAAATCTTTACCAAGGCGCCAGTGCTGGCAAGCGTCGGCAGCGGTGCTTCCATCGGTATTCATCCCCACTCAAGCTGGAATAATCCGGAGCCTGAAGTGGTGTTGCTGGTCAACAGCCGCGGCCAGATTCAGGGCGCGACCCTCGGCAACGACGTCAACCTGCGCGATTTCGAAGGTCGCAGCGCCCTGCTGCTAAGCAAGGCCAAGGACAACAACGCCTCCTGCGCTATCGGCCCCTTTATTCGCCTGTTCGACGAAAGCTTTACCCTGGACCATTTGCGCAACTGCGAGGTAGAGCTCAGGGTTGAGGGCGATGAAGGCTTCCAGATGCACGGCCTGAGCGCCATGAGCGCCATCAGTCGCGATCCCGAAGATCTGGTCAGCCAGACCCTGAATGCCAGTCACCAGTATCCCGACGGCTTCGCACTGTTCCTGGGGACTCTGTTCGCCCCCACCCAGGACCGGGATCGCCCCGGCGCCGGTTTTACCCACCGCCCCGGCGATGCCGTCACCATTAGCACCCCGATGCTGGGCGCCCTGCGCAATCGGGTCACCACCAGCGATCAAGCACCGCCCTGGACCTTCGGTCTGCGCGCGCTGTTTGACAACCTGAGCCGGCGCCGCCTGCTGTAA